GCTAGGACCGGGCCATGTGCGGCTTGAACAACAGCCCGCGAGGTTCAGGGAGGGATTATGCGGGGGGCGATTCGGGGAAAGATTTCCAGCGCGGGGCGGCCTGCGCTATTATTGACCGCGGTGTTATTCGCTGCGCTTTCTGTCGCGGGCTGCACGCCGTGGGACGAATATCGGGCCAACGGGTACAAGGTTGGTCCGAATTATCACCGGCCTCGGGCGGAAGTCGCCGATCAGTGGATCGACGCCAACGACAAGCGGCTGTCGTCGGAAGAACCCGATCTGAGCCATTGGTGGACGGCGTTCAACGATCCGCAACTCACGGATTTGATCGAGTGCGCGGCGCAGCAGAATCTGACGCTCAAAGAAGCGTGTTTTCGCATATTGCAAGAGCGAGCGGCGCTGGCGATTGCGGTCGGCAACCTGTTTCCCCAAACGCAGCAAGCCGTGGGGGGATATTCGCGCGATTCCATCAGTACGCTGGCGGCCAATCAGCAATTTTTGCCGCAGCGTTTTTTCAACAATTGGGACCTGGGCTTCAA
Above is a window of Pirellulales bacterium DNA encoding:
- a CDS encoding TolC family protein → MRGAIRGKISSAGRPALLLTAVLFAALSVAGCTPWDEYRANGYKVGPNYHRPRAEVADQWIDANDKRLSSEEPDLSHWWTAFNDPQLTDLIECAAQQNLTLKEACFRILQERAALAIAVGNLFPQTQQAVGGYSRDSISTLAANQQFLPQRFFNNWDLGFNLAWELDFWGRFRRAIESAQADLNASVFDYDDVLVTLLGDVGSTYIQIRTLQQQIEY